The following are from one region of the Azospirillum sp. TSH100 genome:
- a CDS encoding electron transfer flavoprotein-ubiquinone oxidoreductase: MEREPREVMEYDVLIVGAGPSGLSAAIRLRQRAVETGQELSVCVIEKGSEVGAHLLSGAVFEPHALDELIPDWKEKGAPLTTKAREDHFLFLTETKAYKSPFAPPQMNNHGNYIISLGNLARWLATQAEELGVEIYPGFAAAEVLYDDNGAVKGVATGDMGIGKDGEKTGNYTPGMELHAKQTIFAEGCRGSLTKILFERFDLRRDCQPQTYGIGIKELWEVDPSQSKPGLIVHTIGWPMDPKTYGGSWLYHMEGNLVSVGFVVGLDYWNPHMSPFEEFQRYKTHPAIRPTFEGGRRLSYGARALSEGGFQSIPKLTFPGGLLIGDGAGFLNVPKIKGNHTAMKSGMVAAEAVFDHLTGGSDNGPEVIAYPERLKQSWIWPELHAVRNIRPGFQKGLWAGLANAAYETALKGKSPWTLKHHADHTTLVKASEAPKIAYPKPDGKVSFDRLSSVYLSNTNHEEDQPPHLTLKDKSVPISVNLALYDAPEQRYCPAGVYEIVRNDDGSDPRLQINAQNCVHCKTCDIKDPTQNINWVVPEGGGGPNYPGGM, translated from the coding sequence ATGGAACGCGAACCGCGCGAGGTCATGGAGTATGATGTTCTGATCGTCGGCGCCGGCCCGTCGGGCCTGAGTGCGGCGATCCGTCTGCGGCAGCGCGCGGTCGAGACCGGCCAGGAGCTCAGCGTCTGCGTGATCGAGAAGGGGTCGGAGGTGGGCGCCCACCTGCTGTCCGGCGCCGTCTTCGAACCGCATGCGCTGGACGAGCTGATCCCGGACTGGAAGGAAAAGGGCGCGCCCCTCACCACCAAGGCGCGCGAGGACCATTTCCTCTTCCTGACGGAAACCAAGGCCTACAAATCGCCCTTCGCCCCGCCGCAGATGAACAACCACGGCAACTACATCATCAGCCTGGGCAATCTGGCCCGCTGGCTGGCGACCCAGGCCGAGGAGCTGGGGGTGGAGATCTACCCCGGCTTCGCTGCCGCCGAGGTGCTGTATGACGACAATGGCGCGGTGAAGGGTGTCGCCACCGGCGACATGGGCATCGGCAAGGACGGTGAGAAGACCGGCAACTACACGCCCGGTATGGAACTGCACGCCAAGCAGACCATCTTCGCCGAGGGCTGCCGCGGTTCGTTGACCAAGATCTTATTCGAGCGGTTCGACCTGCGCCGCGACTGCCAGCCGCAGACCTATGGCATCGGTATCAAGGAGCTGTGGGAGGTCGACCCGTCGCAGTCGAAGCCGGGGCTGATCGTTCACACCATCGGCTGGCCGATGGACCCCAAGACCTATGGCGGGTCGTGGCTGTATCACATGGAAGGCAATCTGGTGTCGGTCGGCTTCGTCGTCGGCCTCGACTACTGGAACCCGCACATGAGCCCGTTCGAGGAGTTCCAGCGCTACAAGACCCACCCGGCGATCCGCCCGACCTTCGAAGGCGGCCGCCGTCTGTCCTACGGCGCCCGCGCCCTGTCCGAAGGCGGGTTCCAGTCGATTCCGAAGCTGACCTTCCCCGGCGGCCTGCTCATCGGCGACGGTGCCGGCTTCCTGAACGTTCCGAAGATCAAGGGCAACCACACCGCCATGAAGTCTGGCATGGTCGCGGCCGAGGCGGTGTTCGACCACCTGACCGGCGGCAGCGACAACGGTCCCGAGGTCATCGCCTATCCGGAGCGCCTGAAGCAGTCCTGGATCTGGCCGGAACTCCACGCCGTCCGCAATATCCGCCCCGGATTCCAGAAGGGCTTGTGGGCCGGTCTGGCGAACGCCGCCTACGAGACGGCGCTGAAGGGCAAGTCGCCCTGGACGCTGAAGCACCACGCCGACCATACCACCCTGGTGAAGGCCAGCGAAGCGCCGAAGATCGCCTACCCCAAGCCGGACGGCAAGGTCAGCTTCGACCGCCTGTCCTCGGTCTATCTCTCCAATACCAACCATGAGGAAGACCAGCCGCCGCACCTGACGCTGAAGGACAAGTCGGTCCCGATCAGCGTCAATCTGGCGCTCTACGACGCGCCGGAGCAGCGCTATTGCCCGGCCGGCGTGTACGAGATCGTCCGCAACGACGATGGCAGCGATCCGCGCCTGCAGATCAACGCGCAGAACTGCGTCCACTGCAAGACCTGCGACATCAAGGACCCCACCCAGAACATCAATTGGGTCGTGCCGGAAGGCGGCGGGGGTCCGAACTATCCGGGCGGGATGTAA
- a CDS encoding uracil-DNA glycosylase family protein, which produces MIDVCDILDALRWHADIGCDEAIGDEPTDWSALTARPAARPPSAGAPMPGGAPGGAHGASGPNAARGPAPTRVPPPSAPTAARPATALFAPDQPLGASEAGIQARARAGEAQTLEALESALRSFDGCRLKATAMNTVFADGNPQAQVMLIGEAPGEDEDRQGKPFVGVSGKLLDRMLAQIGLDRSKVYISNILPWRPPGNRSPTQAEIAACLPFLERHVELVRPKLLVALGGVSAKTLLNRAEGITRLRGQWRSYDVAGTPVPLMPMLHPAYLLRNPIAKREAWRDMLSLQQRIAEEGGK; this is translated from the coding sequence ATGATTGACGTATGCGACATCCTCGACGCGCTGCGCTGGCATGCCGACATCGGCTGTGACGAGGCCATCGGCGACGAACCGACCGACTGGTCCGCCCTGACCGCCCGGCCGGCTGCGCGTCCGCCGTCCGCCGGCGCGCCGATGCCAGGTGGCGCGCCCGGTGGCGCTCATGGGGCTTCGGGTCCGAATGCGGCGCGTGGTCCCGCTCCGACTCGGGTACCACCCCCCTCGGCGCCCACAGCCGCGCGTCCGGCCACCGCCCTCTTCGCTCCCGATCAGCCACTGGGCGCCAGCGAGGCCGGAATCCAGGCCCGTGCACGCGCCGGAGAGGCACAGACGCTGGAGGCGCTGGAATCGGCCTTGCGCAGTTTCGACGGCTGCCGGCTGAAGGCCACTGCAATGAACACCGTCTTCGCCGACGGCAATCCGCAAGCGCAGGTGATGCTGATCGGCGAGGCGCCGGGCGAGGACGAGGACCGACAAGGCAAGCCGTTCGTCGGGGTCAGCGGCAAGCTGCTGGACCGCATGCTGGCCCAGATCGGGCTGGACCGGAGCAAGGTCTATATCTCCAATATTCTGCCATGGCGGCCACCCGGCAACCGCAGCCCGACCCAGGCGGAAATCGCCGCATGCCTGCCCTTCCTGGAACGGCATGTGGAGTTGGTGCGACCGAAGCTGCTTGTTGCGCTGGGCGGGGTGTCCGCCAAGACCCTGCTGAACCGGGCAGAGGGAATCACCCGCCTGCGCGGACAATGGCGGAGTTACGACGTTGCAGGCACCCCCGTCCCGCTGATGCCGATGCTCCATCCGGCGTACCTCTTGCGCAACCCTATCGCAAAGCGGGAAGCGTGGCGGGACATGCTTTCGTTGCAGCAAAGGATCGCCGAAGAAGGGGGCAAATAA
- a CDS encoding transglycosylase SLT domain-containing protein: MPDPTSPVFGDAPSDPAPSHATPGLPETATPDSTFSGNPIAETTPDPALVADEAPGPTGAPLLLASDEEARAVQLDEEDAARYRRIFAAQERAEWDAADAEIAKLKDRRLIGYVLRQRYLHPDRRASYEELARWMQDYGDLAGAERIHNLAQKRQPAGQKAPKPPRGEERVRLVGSLERLGGLRTIASNDDDDDDGLTVAPRSRTVSRDRAAVARVEELLRSGRTNGALSLLGQDEFGGKLDTVQYDAARARIAAALYYSGETSQALTLASASAARSGDMLPEAHWIAGLAAWRLKQTDRAARHFEGMAAAGPRSPWKAAAADYWAARALARKPGKEKEAAEHLAAAARYPHTFYGLIALQTLGSLDQVRWQAPALTGRQLAAVAAKPAGSRAIALLQAGQRELAGLELQRINPQGDQLVEQAMVTLTDRAGVASLALKLGNAVAGPDGAPYAAALYPLPHWTPRDGFAVDRALVFAVMRQESRFDPRLVSSAGATGLMQILPSTAQHVRERNADIGSDDANRDALFDPSRNMELGQRYLSELLGMPEIDGNLFLATAAYNAGPGTLARWRRDLSDITDPLLFIESLSFGETRDYVEKVMANFWIYQLRLGQETASLTAVAKGKWPGYSPMDSRPAQVAARPDPQPAAKTAPTAVNVPVATAPDVVETEPVETVAERGEASPIP, from the coding sequence GTGCCTGACCCCACCAGCCCCGTTTTCGGTGATGCGCCAAGCGATCCGGCGCCAAGCCATGCAACGCCGGGGCTTCCCGAAACCGCCACCCCCGATTCCACCTTTTCCGGCAACCCGATCGCCGAGACCACACCCGACCCGGCCCTGGTGGCTGATGAGGCCCCCGGCCCGACCGGCGCTCCCCTACTGCTGGCATCCGACGAGGAGGCCCGCGCCGTCCAGTTGGACGAGGAGGATGCCGCCCGCTACCGCCGCATCTTCGCGGCACAGGAACGGGCGGAATGGGACGCCGCTGATGCCGAGATTGCGAAGCTGAAAGACCGCCGGCTTATCGGCTATGTCCTGCGCCAGCGTTATCTGCACCCAGACCGCCGCGCCAGCTACGAAGAACTCGCCCGCTGGATGCAGGATTACGGCGACCTCGCCGGAGCGGAACGGATTCACAACCTCGCCCAGAAACGCCAGCCGGCTGGCCAGAAGGCGCCGAAGCCGCCACGGGGGGAAGAGCGCGTCCGCCTCGTCGGGTCGCTGGAACGCCTTGGCGGCCTGCGCACCATCGCCAGCAACGATGATGACGACGATGACGGCCTCACCGTCGCTCCGCGCAGCCGCACCGTGTCCCGTGACCGCGCCGCGGTAGCGCGGGTGGAGGAGTTGCTGCGCTCCGGCCGCACCAACGGCGCCCTGAGCCTGCTGGGCCAGGATGAGTTCGGCGGCAAGCTGGACACCGTTCAATATGACGCCGCCCGCGCCCGCATCGCCGCGGCTCTCTATTATTCCGGTGAGACGTCCCAGGCACTGACCCTGGCCTCGGCCAGTGCCGCACGGTCCGGCGACATGCTGCCGGAGGCGCACTGGATTGCCGGTCTGGCCGCCTGGCGGTTGAAGCAGACCGACCGCGCCGCCCGCCATTTCGAGGGCATGGCCGCTGCCGGCCCGCGTTCCCCCTGGAAGGCCGCCGCGGCCGATTACTGGGCGGCCCGCGCGCTTGCCCGCAAGCCCGGCAAGGAGAAGGAGGCGGCGGAGCATCTGGCCGCCGCCGCCCGCTATCCCCATACCTTTTACGGCCTGATCGCCTTACAGACGCTGGGCAGCCTTGATCAGGTGCGCTGGCAGGCGCCGGCCCTGACCGGGCGGCAACTGGCGGCGGTCGCGGCCAAGCCGGCTGGCTCCCGCGCCATAGCCCTGCTTCAGGCCGGCCAGCGCGAGTTGGCTGGGCTGGAGTTGCAGCGCATAAACCCGCAGGGCGACCAACTGGTCGAACAGGCGATGGTAACGCTGACCGACCGTGCCGGGGTGGCTTCACTGGCACTGAAGCTCGGCAATGCGGTGGCCGGGCCGGACGGAGCACCCTATGCAGCGGCCCTCTATCCGTTGCCCCACTGGACGCCGCGTGACGGCTTCGCAGTTGACCGTGCGCTGGTGTTCGCGGTGATGCGACAGGAATCACGCTTTGACCCACGGCTGGTCAGCTCAGCCGGGGCGACCGGGCTGATGCAGATCCTGCCCAGCACGGCCCAGCATGTGCGCGAGCGCAACGCCGACATCGGCAGCGACGACGCCAACCGCGACGCCCTGTTCGATCCGTCGCGCAACATGGAGCTTGGCCAGCGCTACCTGTCTGAACTGCTTGGGATGCCGGAGATCGACGGCAACCTGTTCCTGGCGACGGCCGCCTACAATGCCGGGCCGGGCACGCTGGCGCGCTGGCGGCGTGATCTGAGCGACATCACCGACCCGCTGCTGTTCATCGAAAGCCTTTCCTTCGGCGAGACGCGCGACTATGTGGAGAAGGTGATGGCGAACTTCTGGATCTATCAGCTTCGGCTGGGCCAGGAGACCGCCTCGCTCACCGCCGTCGCCAAAGGGAAATGGCCGGGCTACAGTCCGATGGACAGCCGTCCGGCCCAGGTCGCGGCCCGCCCCGATCCGCAGCCTGCGGCGAAGACGGCACCCACGGCTGTGAACGTGCCTGTCGCGACAGCACCGGATGTGGTTGAAACGGAGCCGGTTGAAACGGTGGCAGAGCGGGGAGAGGCCAGCCCGATACCCTGA
- the moaB gene encoding molybdenum cofactor biosynthesis protein B, with the protein MPKIDENRPFLPVNIAVVTVSDTRSAADDRSGDALAERIDGAGHILAARTIVRDDIAAIRAQVQAYIADPQIDVVLTTGGTGVTGRDVTPEAVEALYEKAIPGFGELFRYLSYAKVGTSTIQSRASGGVANGTYIFALPGSPSACRDAWDDILVWQLDNRHRPCNLVELMPRLREHMA; encoded by the coding sequence ATGCCGAAGATCGACGAGAACCGCCCCTTCCTTCCCGTGAACATCGCCGTGGTGACGGTGTCCGACACCCGCAGCGCTGCCGACGACCGGTCCGGCGATGCGCTGGCAGAACGGATTGACGGGGCAGGCCATATACTCGCCGCCCGGACCATCGTGCGCGATGACATCGCGGCGATCCGCGCCCAGGTCCAGGCCTACATCGCCGATCCGCAGATCGACGTGGTGCTGACCACCGGCGGCACCGGTGTCACGGGCCGTGATGTGACGCCGGAAGCGGTCGAGGCGCTCTATGAAAAGGCTATCCCCGGCTTTGGCGAGCTGTTCCGCTATCTCAGCTATGCCAAGGTCGGCACTTCGACCATCCAGAGCCGGGCGAGCGGCGGGGTCGCCAACGGTACCTACATCTTCGCCCTGCCAGGCTCGCCCAGCGCCTGTCGCGATGCCTGGGACGATATCCTGGTCTGGCAACTCGACAACCGCCACCGCCCCTGCAATCTGGTCGAGTTGATGCCCCGCCTGCGCGAGCATATGGCGTGA
- a CDS encoding aminoglycoside phosphotransferase family protein produces the protein MSEPAGFSTEALHAVLIRLPRLADLSPDALEPMPLKGVAHDHVRLRGRRLVARIPRWSQLGLDAWTALDRQAAAFRRAEISGHTPRFAGLLPPNEGLPLGALVVGEVEGRTPVLPDDMPAIARALAALHRMAPPDFYEPLPAPPDPVAALLAQVERQAAWFDRAALSTETRVLIAEELAAARVGDLAPPPETPMPLTAVGVDVHPGNFLIDAHGKAWFTDLEKLQYGHPASDLAHASLYTSTKWDPEVNAELSPADIDAFIAAWAIAVPGDLADEVRPWLKQLRRLTWLRTLSWMARWSVEGASLSPGMPEGLRTHMAAHATDILRPERIEQVRREWR, from the coding sequence GTGAGCGAACCCGCGGGCTTTTCGACGGAGGCTCTGCACGCCGTCCTGATCCGGCTGCCGCGCCTTGCCGACCTCTCCCCCGACGCATTGGAGCCAATGCCGCTGAAGGGCGTCGCCCACGACCATGTCCGCCTGCGCGGCAGGCGGCTGGTCGCCCGTATCCCACGCTGGAGCCAGCTTGGCCTTGATGCCTGGACGGCGCTGGACCGACAGGCTGCCGCCTTCCGGCGCGCGGAGATATCCGGCCACACCCCGCGTTTTGCAGGCCTGCTGCCGCCAAACGAGGGGCTGCCGCTGGGCGCCCTGGTGGTGGGCGAAGTAGAGGGGCGCACACCGGTGCTGCCCGACGACATGCCCGCAATTGCCCGCGCGCTGGCGGCACTGCACCGCATGGCGCCGCCCGATTTCTACGAACCGCTGCCCGCCCCGCCCGATCCGGTCGCGGCCCTGCTGGCCCAGGTCGAACGGCAGGCAGCATGGTTCGACCGGGCCGCCCTGTCGACCGAAACCCGCGTCCTGATCGCGGAGGAGCTTGCCGCCGCACGTGTCGGCGACCTCGCCCCGCCGCCCGAGACACCAATGCCGCTGACCGCAGTGGGCGTGGACGTGCATCCCGGCAATTTCCTGATCGATGCCCACGGCAAGGCATGGTTCACCGACTTGGAAAAGCTGCAATACGGCCACCCGGCCAGCGACCTCGCCCATGCCAGCCTCTACACCTCAACCAAGTGGGACCCGGAGGTGAATGCGGAATTGTCCCCGGCCGATATCGACGCCTTCATTGCGGCCTGGGCGATAGCGGTGCCGGGCGATTTGGCCGACGAAGTGCGGCCCTGGCTGAAGCAACTGCGTCGGCTGACCTGGCTGCGCACCTTGTCATGGATGGCCCGCTGGTCGGTGGAGGGCGCCTCCCTGTCGCCCGGGATGCCGGAGGGCCTGCGCACCCACATGGCCGCCCACGCCACCGATATCCTGCGTCCGGAGCGGATTGAGCAGGTACGGCGGGAGTGGCGTTAG
- a CDS encoding tetratricopeptide repeat protein encodes MTSFRRRLLPISLAVLIAGTALAPADAAGPADGAGSATGSYLAGRYAQHQDDWTAAARFTAQALAADPDDPALLRRTFLLRLGEGRMEPAIDHARRLLDDQGEPQMALTLLAADALATGKLDEADGFASRLPADGLGRFLAPLTRAWLATARGKTDEALAALQPLSGVQGFEALYNLHAALILDLAGRYDEAAARYAKVTETDAPLRVVQIVGNFMTRTGRKDEARKLYQTFQGNNPDGLLVEPALAAMANAPSETRPVPDARSGLAEALFDLGSALHHENADEPALLFGRIALHLRGDLALAHLLIGDITASRDHHEEALAAYKRLEMDPLLGWTARMREADSLARMDRNDEAIAILKALAAERPERTDAITRLGDLYRYSKRYAEAIPAYSTALERIGTPQERHWPLLYARAMSYEKTKQWPQAEADLQTALKLRPDEPSLLNFLGYSWIDRGEHLAKARAMVERAVELRPRDGYIVDSLGWALYMLGDYEAAVAKLERAVELKPGDPTINDHLGDAYWRAGRRNEARFQWMRALRNADEDTDKGAIQAKLEKGLPDQKAAAKQ; translated from the coding sequence ATGACGAGTTTCCGACGCCGGTTGCTGCCGATCTCCCTGGCCGTCCTGATCGCCGGCACCGCCCTGGCGCCCGCCGATGCCGCCGGCCCTGCGGATGGCGCCGGCTCGGCCACAGGCAGCTATCTGGCCGGCCGCTATGCCCAGCATCAGGACGATTGGACGGCAGCGGCCCGCTTCACCGCACAGGCGCTGGCGGCCGATCCGGACGATCCCGCCCTGCTGCGCCGCACCTTCCTGTTGCGGCTGGGCGAGGGACGGATGGAGCCGGCGATCGACCATGCAAGGCGCCTGCTCGACGACCAGGGCGAACCGCAAATGGCGCTGACCCTGCTGGCCGCTGACGCGCTGGCCACGGGCAAACTTGACGAGGCCGACGGCTTCGCCTCCCGCTTGCCAGCCGACGGACTCGGCCGCTTCCTGGCACCACTAACCCGCGCTTGGCTGGCGACTGCCCGCGGCAAGACGGACGAGGCGCTGGCCGCCTTGCAGCCGCTGTCCGGCGTCCAGGGTTTCGAGGCGCTCTACAACCTCCATGCGGCCTTGATCCTCGACCTTGCCGGGCGATACGACGAGGCGGCGGCACGCTATGCCAAGGTGACGGAAACCGACGCGCCGCTGCGGGTGGTGCAGATCGTTGGCAACTTCATGACGCGCACCGGCCGCAAGGACGAGGCGCGCAAACTCTACCAGACTTTCCAGGGCAACAACCCCGACGGCCTGCTGGTGGAGCCGGCACTGGCCGCCATGGCGAACGCGCCGTCCGAAACCCGTCCGGTTCCAGACGCGCGCTCCGGTCTTGCCGAGGCGCTGTTCGACCTGGGCAGCGCCCTGCACCACGAGAATGCCGACGAGCCGGCGCTGCTGTTCGGCCGAATCGCCCTTCATTTGCGCGGCGATCTGGCGCTGGCCCATCTGCTGATCGGCGACATCACCGCCTCGCGCGACCATCACGAGGAGGCGCTGGCTGCATACAAGCGGCTGGAGATGGACCCGCTGCTGGGCTGGACCGCCCGCATGCGCGAGGCCGACAGCTTGGCCCGAATGGACCGCAATGATGAGGCCATCGCGATCCTGAAGGCTCTCGCCGCCGAGCGGCCGGAGCGAACCGACGCCATCACGAGGCTGGGCGACCTCTACCGCTATTCCAAGCGCTATGCCGAGGCTATCCCCGCATATAGTACGGCGCTGGAGCGGATCGGCACACCGCAGGAGAGGCATTGGCCGCTGCTCTACGCCCGCGCCATGAGCTACGAGAAGACCAAGCAATGGCCGCAAGCCGAGGCCGATCTGCAAACCGCACTGAAGCTGCGGCCGGACGAGCCGTCGCTGCTGAATTTCCTCGGCTACAGCTGGATCGACCGCGGGGAGCATCTGGCAAAGGCCAGGGCGATGGTGGAGCGCGCGGTGGAACTGCGCCCACGCGACGGCTACATCGTCGACAGCCTTGGCTGGGCGCTCTACATGCTGGGCGACTACGAGGCGGCGGTCGCCAAGCTGGAACGCGCGGTGGAATTGAAGCCGGGCGACCCGACCATCAACGATCACCTCGGCGACGCCTACTGGCGGGCAGGCCGTCGCAACGAGGCCCGCTTTCAATGGATGCGCGCGCTGCGCAATGCCGACGAGGATACCGATAAGGGTGCGATCCAGGCCAAGCTGGAGAAGGGCTTGCCAGACCAGAAAGCCGCCGCGAAGCAGTGA
- a CDS encoding bacteriohemerythrin gives MSYVVWDESMSVGVPVLDDEHRRLLDLFNGLLESGITSANRDELSSLLASLRDYVAVHFAREEAIMERCGYPDLDGHLAAHRYFADEVEKLARDFDGDNPTMLRVDLILLLKDWFVEHIQQTDSLYKPYVGAQ, from the coding sequence ATGAGCTACGTCGTCTGGGACGAATCCATGAGCGTCGGCGTGCCCGTGCTCGACGACGAGCATCGGCGACTGCTCGACCTGTTCAACGGCCTGCTGGAAAGCGGCATCACCTCCGCGAACCGGGACGAACTGTCCAGCCTTCTTGCCAGCCTCCGCGACTACGTCGCCGTCCATTTCGCGCGCGAAGAGGCGATTATGGAGCGCTGCGGCTATCCCGACCTGGATGGCCACCTCGCCGCCCACCGCTATTTCGCCGACGAGGTGGAAAAGCTCGCCCGCGACTTCGATGGCGACAACCCCACCATGCTCCGCGTCGACCTGATCCTGCTGCTGAAGGACTGGTTCGTGGAGCACATCCAGCAGACCGACAGCCTATACAAGCCCTATGTAGGGGCGCAGTAA